The window GATGAACGGCACCCCGCGCGCCTGGGCCACCTCCGCCATCACCCCGGTGTACCGGCGCAGTCGCGCATTGCTGGCCTCCGGATCCGGCACATCGGGGTCGCGGTGCCGTTCGTTCGCAATCGGCGAAAACAGCACCAGCCGCGCGTTGCCGCGTCCCGAGTAGTCCCGTGAAGTCGTCTCCTGAATGTACCGGTCCAGGTCGGCCCGGAACGCCTCCACACCTTCCTCGCCCCGGAAGGATTCGTTGTAGCCGAAGAATGCGAAGACCACGTCCGCCTTCACCCGCCGCAGCCAGTCTTCCGGCGACCCGAAGTTCTCCGAACGATGCCGGATCACCACCTCGTCGCCCGCCGCCGCCAGATTGCGCACCACCAGTTCGCTCTCCGGGAACCGCGCATGGATCAGGGCCTCCAAATACCCCGTGTGCTGCATCCGGTCCGGCAGGGCGTTCCCGACAATCGCGATGCGGTCCCCGTTTCTCAGCGTCAGCGGCGCCGAGGCTGCCTGGCCGGTCGGACACCAGCCGCACACGGCAAGCCACAGCGGCAGGACTCCCGGAAAAAGCCCGAAAAGGGACGGTTGCAGGCGACGACACCGGCTCGAATTCATGGTCGGAATGGGCGTGGACGTAATGGACCCGCGGACCATGCCGACCTCCCCGAACGACAACAAGCCGGCATTCTTCGCCCCGTTCAGGACGCCATGCCCCCGCATGCTACGCGTCAGGAACCCGTCCCCGGCGGCTCGGTGAGGCCTGGATCGGATGTCCCTTCCTGCCCCCCTGCCCCAGAATCCCCTGATGTCGCGGCGGCCTCCGCCCCGGAGATCGTCGCCCCGACGGCCGGCTCCCCAACCGGGGCCGGGTCCGGGGCTGATGACGGCTTCAGGCCCTCCTCCGGAACCGTCGCCAGCCCGGGTTCCGCAGTCAGCAGGGATTCCGGACGAGTGACCGGCAACCGGCGCAATTCCTCGCCAGCGGGCAACTGGTCCAGCGACTCGATGCCAAAATACTCGAGGAACGCCAGGGTGGTGCCATAGGTGATCGGCCGGCCCACCACCTCCGCCCGGCCCACCGCTTCGATCAAGCCCCGCTCAAGAAGCGTCTGCATCACCCCATCGACGCTCACCCCGCGGATCTGCTCGATCTCGGCCCGCGTCGTCGGCTGGCGGTAGGCGACGATCGTCAGCGTCTCGAGGGCCGGGGCGCTCAGCCGCGGCGGTCGCGGCTTCCTCCCCACCAAGGCCCGAAGCCACGCTCCATACTCCGGCAGGCTGGCGAATTGCCACGAACCGGCCACACACATCAGGCGAAAGCTGTGCCGTCCATCGGCGTAGTCCCCCTCCAATTCCCCCAGCGCCGCGCGAATCTCGTCCTCCTTCACCTTGCGGTACGCCGCCGCCTCCGGAGCGCACTCGTCCTGCGCGGCCTGCACCAGGTACTCCCGAAGTTCGCGGGAACTCAGCGGGGATTGCGCGGAGAAGAGCAGCGCCTCCAGCACCCGCTTGAGGGGTGGCGGCGCGGACTCGGG of the Verrucomicrobiia bacterium genome contains:
- the scpB gene encoding SMC-Scp complex subunit ScpB, whose protein sequence is METPSQPESAPPPLKRVLEALLFSAQSPLSSRELREYLVQAAQDECAPEAAAYRKVKEDEIRAALGELEGDYADGRHSFRLMCVAGSWQFASLPEYGAWLRALVGRKPRPPRLSAPALETLTIVAYRQPTTRAEIEQIRGVSVDGVMQTLLERGLIEAVGRAEVVGRPITYGTTLAFLEYFGIESLDQLPAGEELRRLPVTRPESLLTAEPGLATVPEEGLKPSSAPDPAPVGEPAVGATISGAEAAATSGDSGAGGQEGTSDPGLTEPPGTGS